Proteins co-encoded in one Cricetulus griseus strain 17A/GY chromosome 1 unlocalized genomic scaffold, alternate assembly CriGri-PICRH-1.0 chr1_1, whole genome shotgun sequence genomic window:
- the LOC100752198 gene encoding protein YIPF7 isoform X2, whose protein sequence is MSGRLSTKAGEATPSQGRGSGHKRQREPGLTQIRRAACLSRRLFIILWSRTQATEQQHPSSSVPPDTFLPASYAGQLFQPASNSGYYLHSSSDDSFDEEPPLLEELGINFDHIWQKTLTVLNPMKPADGSIMNETDLTGPILFCVALGATMLMAGKAQFGYVYGMSAIGCLVIHTLLNLMSSAGVSYGCVASVLGYCLLPMVILSSCAIFFSLQGTLGTVTALLIITWCSLSASKIFISALAMEGQQLLVAYPCALFYGLFALLTVF, encoded by the exons ATGTCCGGGCGGCTCAGCACCAAGGCCGGAGAGGCCACCCCATCCCAGGGCCGAGGTTCCGGCCACAAGCGCCAGCGTGAGCCAGGCCTGACGCAAATAAGGCGCGCTGCGTGCTTGTCGCGCCGCTT GTTCATCATTTTGTGG tctagaaCACAAGCCACCGAGCAgcagcatccttcctcttctgttCCTCCAGACACGTTCCTGCCAGCAAGTTATGCAGGACAGCTCTTCCAGCCAGCATCTAACTCTGGCTATTATCTACACTCTTCTTCAGATGACAGTTTTGATGAAGAGCCTCCTTTGCTAGAAG aaCTTGGAATTAATTTTGATCATATATGGCAGAAAACGTTGACAGTGCTAAACCCGATGAAGCCAGCAGATGGCAGCATCATGAACGAAACAGATCTCACAGGACCCATTcttttctgtgtggccctgggagCCACGATGCTTATG gcAGGAAAAGCCCAGTTTGGTTATGTATATGGCATGAGTGCCATTGGCTGTCTTGTGATTCACACCTTACTAAACTTGATGAGTTCTGCAGGGGTGTCATATGGCTGTGTGGCCAGTGTGCTGGGATATTGTTTGCTGCCCATGGTCATCTTGTCCAGCTGTGCCATCTTCTTTTCATTGCA GGGCACCCTTGGAACTGTGACAGCCCTGCTCATCATCACCTGGTGCAGTCTCTCAGCTTCTAAGATCTTCATTTCAGCCTTGGCCATGGAAGGACAACAGCTTCTTGTTGCTTACCCCTGTGCCTTATTTTACGGACTGTTTGCCCTTTTGACAGTTTTCTGA